A region of the Nocardia nova SH22a genome:
GACGGCCCATGGATCCTGCCTTGACCGGCTGGCCCGGGGTGTTGGCGATCTGCAGGGTGGTCTCGGTCTGGCCGAATCCGTCCCGGATGGTCAGCCCCCAGGCGGCTTCCACCCGCGCGATGACATCGGGGTTGAGCGGTTCACCGGCGCCCAGGGTCTCCCGCAGGCCCGCAGGGCGTTCCCCGAGATCGGCCTGAATCAGCATGCGCCACACCGTCGGCGGGGCGCAGAAGGTATTCACCTCCGCCCGGCGCAACTGGCCGAGCAGCGCCTCGGCATCGAATCGGCCGTAGTTGTGGACGAAGATCGTGGCCTCGGCGATCCACGGCGCGAAGAAGCAGCTCCACGCGTGTTTGGCCCAGCCGGGCGCGCTGATGGCGAGGTGGGTGTCGCCGGGGCGCACCCCGATCCAGTACATGGTGCTCAGATGGCCGACCGGATAGCTGATCTGATTGTGCTGCACCATCTTCGGCTTACTGGTGGTGCCGGAGGTGAAGTACACCAGCAGTTCGTCGGTCACGTCGGTCACGGTGGGGAAGGGGCCCGCCGACTCCATCGCGGCGGCCTCGGCGTAGTCGTGCCAGCCCTCGACCGGCCCGCCGACCACGATCCGGTCGTAATCGCCCGGCACCTCGGTGAACTTCGCGGTGTCGCCGGCGTTGGTGATGACGAAACGCACTGCGCCCCTGGTGATCCGGTCGATCAGATCGCCCGGCCCGAGGGCGCCGGTGGTGGGCATGACCACCGCGCCCAGTTTGGCCACCGCGAGCATCGACTCCCACAGTTCGACCTGGTTGCCGAGCATGAGGATCACCCGATCGCCTTGCCGCACACCGAGTCCGGCCAGCCAGGTGGCGACCCGATCCGAACGCTGCGCCATCTCGTCGAAACTCACCCGCTGCTCGCGGCCGTCCTCCTCGACGATCCACAGCGCGGTGCGGTCGTTACCGCGTGCGATGACATCGAACCAGTCGACGGCCCAGTTGAACGCCCCGGTCAGCCGCGGCCATTCGAAGGTCCGCACCGCGGTGTCGTAATCGGTCGCCGACTCGACCAGTTGGTCACGCGCCGCGCGATACAGGTCGGTATTGGATGTCACTACTGCACTCCTGTCTGCTGCTGATCGTGCTCCGGCATGCCGAACAGCCGCACCGAGGTGGTGCGGATGTCGACCTTGCGTACCTTGCCGGTGACCGTCATCGGGAACTCGTCGACGATGTGGACGTGGCGGGGAATCTTGAAATGCGCGAGCCGCCCGGTGCAGAACTCCCGCACCGCTTCGGCGTCCAGGGGCGACGCGCCCTCGCGCATCCGGATCCACACCACGAGTTCCTCACCGTATTTCGGATCCGGAATGCCGACGACCTGCGCGTCCAGGACATCGGGGTGGGTGTAGAGGAACTCCTCGATCTCGCGGGGGTAGATGTTCTCGCCGCCGCGGATGACCATGTCCTTGATCCGGCCGGTGATGGCCACATAACCGTCGTCGTCCATGGTGGCGAGGTCGCCGGTGTGCATCCAGCGTCCGGCGTCGATGGCCTCGGCGGTGCGTTCCGGATCGTTCCAGTAGCCGAGCATCACCGAATAGCCGCGGGTGCACAGCTCGCCGGGTTCGCCGCGCGGCACGGTCAGCCCGGTGTCCGGATCGACCACTTTGATCTCGAGGTGCGGGCCCACCCGGCCCACGGTGGCGGTGCGCTGGACGAGGGTGTCGTCGCTGCGGGTCTGGGTCGACACCGGCGATGTCTCGGTCATGCCGTAGCAGATCGACACCTCGGTCATGCCCATGCGCTCGATGACCTGCTTCATCACCTCGACCGGGCAGGGGGAACCGGCCATGATGCCGGTGCGCAGGCCGGACAGATCGTAGGAGTCGAAATCCGGTTCGGCCAGTTCGGCGATGAACATCGTCGGCACCCCGTACAGCGAGGTGCAGCGTTCCTCCGCGACGGCTGCCAGCGTGGCTCGCGGTTCGAACGCCGCGGCCGGAATGACCATCGCCGCACCGTGACTCGTGGCCGCCAGATTGCCCATCACCATGCCGAAGCAGTGATAGAACGGCACCGGAATGCAGATCCGGTCGGCCTCGGTGTAGCCGCACAACTCGCCGACGAAGTACCCGTTGTTGAGGATGTTGTGATGGGACAGCGTGGCGCCCTTGGGGAAACCGGTTGTGCCCGAGGTGTATTGGATGTTGATCGGCTCGTCGGGGGAGAGCCGGGCGGCCGCGGCGGCCAGGCGCTGCGGATCCCCGGCCCGGCCGGATTCGACCACGGCTTCCCATTCCGCGGTGTCGAACAGCAGGACCTGTTCCAGCTCGGGGCATTCCGGCCGCACCCGGTCGATGATCTCGGCATAGTTCGAGGTCTTGAACTCCCGGGCGGAGATCAGCATTCGGATTCCGGCCTGGCGCAGCACATATCGCAGTTCCTCGCTGCGATAGGCCGGATTGATGTTCACCAGGATCGCGCCGATCTTCGCGGTGGCGAACTGCACCAGCGTCCACTCGGCCCGATTGGGCGACCAGATGCCCACCCGATCGCCCTTGCCGATCCCGGCGTCGAGCAGACCCAGCGCCACCGCGTCCACTTCGGCGGCGAATTGCCGATAGCTCCAGCGCACCCCGGTCACCCGGTCGACGAGTGCGTCACGATCACCGTGGACGGCTACCGTGCGATCGAGATTCGCCCCGATCGTCTCACCGAGTAGCGGCGCATCCCATACTCCGTGCGTATAACTGGTCGGCCGGACCCGGCCCATACTCGCGCTCACGGTTATAGGATTCACGTCACACTTCACCGCCCGCCACCCCCGGAAAGGGGTATCGACGATGGTCGCCGCAGATCTGCTCCGCCCGCGCGACGCCGACGCGTTGCGGGCCGAGTTGCGGCAGGTGGCAGCGATATCGGGGATGCCCGTGGTGTTCGGCGGCGAGGTGCGCGACGGTGCCCTGGTGCTCAGCGAGTTCTTCGGCACCCGCACCGTCGCCATGCGCGGGCTGATCGTGTCGCCGACCTCGGGGGTGGGTGGCGCGGCCGTCGCGAGCCGGCGCCCGACCTCGGTCGCGGACTACCGGGCCGCGCTGACCATCACCCACCATTACGACGGGCCGGTGTCGATGGAGGGGTTGCGCGCGGTCGTCGGGGTGCCGGTGGTGGTGAGCGGTGATTCCCGGGCCGTGCTCTACGTCGCCAGCCGGGACGCCGGTCCGATCGGCGACCGGGTCGCGGAACTGGTGCTGCGCTCGAGCCGCCGGCTGGCCGAGGAACTGGCGGTGCGCGACGAGGTGGATCGGCGGCTGCGGTTGCGCGCGGTCAGCTCACCGCCGGTGGCACCGGATGCGGTTGTGGCCGAACAGCTCCGGGATCTGCACGCCGAGGTGCGCGGCATCGCGCAGACGCTGGACGACGCCGAGGCCCGGCGCCGCCTGCGCGCGGTCTCGGACACGCTGGTGCGGATGATGGGCGGCGCGCAGGACGCCGAGACGGGCCCGGCGC
Encoded here:
- a CDS encoding AMP-binding protein, yielding MTSNTDLYRAARDQLVESATDYDTAVRTFEWPRLTGAFNWAVDWFDVIARGNDRTALWIVEEDGREQRVSFDEMAQRSDRVATWLAGLGVRQGDRVILMLGNQVELWESMLAVAKLGAVVMPTTGALGPGDLIDRITRGAVRFVITNAGDTAKFTEVPGDYDRIVVGGPVEGWHDYAEAAAMESAGPFPTVTDVTDELLVYFTSGTTSKPKMVQHNQISYPVGHLSTMYWIGVRPGDTHLAISAPGWAKHAWSCFFAPWIAEATIFVHNYGRFDAEALLGQLRRAEVNTFCAPPTVWRMLIQADLGERPAGLRETLGAGEPLNPDVIARVEAAWGLTIRDGFGQTETTLQIANTPGQPVKAGSMGRPMPGVPVALIDPVSGEPADEGEICLDLSAHPVNLMTGYLQDPQRNAQVMAGGYYHTGDVAARDEDGYITYIGRTDDVFKSSDYKVSPFELESVLIEHPAVVEAAVVPQPDDTRLSVPKAYVTLAAGWRPDSETARAIFEYARDHLAPYLRVRRIEFTELPKTISGKIRRVELRQREDTAHAAGTVLPGEFRYEDVLTGTAS
- a CDS encoding AMP-binding protein, translated to MGRVRPTSYTHGVWDAPLLGETIGANLDRTVAVHGDRDALVDRVTGVRWSYRQFAAEVDAVALGLLDAGIGKGDRVGIWSPNRAEWTLVQFATAKIGAILVNINPAYRSEELRYVLRQAGIRMLISAREFKTSNYAEIIDRVRPECPELEQVLLFDTAEWEAVVESGRAGDPQRLAAAAARLSPDEPINIQYTSGTTGFPKGATLSHHNILNNGYFVGELCGYTEADRICIPVPFYHCFGMVMGNLAATSHGAAMVIPAAAFEPRATLAAVAEERCTSLYGVPTMFIAELAEPDFDSYDLSGLRTGIMAGSPCPVEVMKQVIERMGMTEVSICYGMTETSPVSTQTRSDDTLVQRTATVGRVGPHLEIKVVDPDTGLTVPRGEPGELCTRGYSVMLGYWNDPERTAEAIDAGRWMHTGDLATMDDDGYVAITGRIKDMVIRGGENIYPREIEEFLYTHPDVLDAQVVGIPDPKYGEELVVWIRMREGASPLDAEAVREFCTGRLAHFKIPRHVHIVDEFPMTVTGKVRKVDIRTTSVRLFGMPEHDQQQTGVQ
- a CDS encoding LuxR C-terminal-related transcriptional regulator, which gives rise to MVAADLLRPRDADALRAELRQVAAISGMPVVFGGEVRDGALVLSEFFGTRTVAMRGLIVSPTSGVGGAAVASRRPTSVADYRAALTITHHYDGPVSMEGLRAVVGVPVVVSGDSRAVLYVASRDAGPIGDRVAELVLRSSRRLAEELAVRDEVDRRLRLRAVSSPPVAPDAVVAEQLRDLHAEVRGIAQTLDDAEARRRLRAVSDTLVRMMGGAQDAETGPALSPRELDVLSYVALGCTNGEAAQRLSLRPETVKSYLRSAMTKLEAHTRHEAVARARRWGLLP